The Bombus affinis isolate iyBomAffi1 chromosome 17, iyBomAffi1.2, whole genome shotgun sequence genome includes a region encoding these proteins:
- the LOC126926174 gene encoding guanine nucleotide-binding protein subunit beta-like protein 1, translated as MAIPSPDPKYVFRGDMDCVNCILFQMTPNVEHLYAGTAEGNVHIWDLNTNRELYQIKSEEDSCLNLQDLRNDTLLVQHKCGLMKIYKKRETQWTAYKSINIHCHYCRFKIFSENEIFVPVKESTVGILSLNTFSVELKLNSCNFKNLGEVMAIKPLKNEKLVLVAYEAGELILWDVRQSKVLNSLTVETCPMALDFDTSLSKGAIAGPTNNIQIFSLSVDHLLHNKNKITMTNPGTSIITIRPDAKIMAVGGWDSRIRLYSWKTLKPLAVLNQHKDTIHDISYSIERIKAYDNKFIMATAAKDGYIALWDIYN; from the exons ATGGCGATACCTTCACCGGATCCAAAATATGTTTTCCGGGGTGATATGGATTGTGTGAATTGTATTCTTTTTCAAATGACGCCCAATGTGGAACATCTCTATGCAGGCACTGCTGAAGGCAATGTTCATATCTGGgatttaaat ACAAACAGAGAACTGTACCAAATTAAATCAGAAGAAGATTCTTGTTTAAATTTACAAGACCTAAGAAATGATACCTTGCTTGTACAACACAAATGTggtttaatgaaaatatataagaaaagaGAAACTCAGTGGACTGCATATAAATCCATTAATATACATTGTCATTATTGcag gtttaaaatattttctgaaaatgaaatattcgtaccgGTTAAAGAATCCACTGTTGGAATATTGTCTTTAAATACTTTTAGTGTAGAATTGAAATTGAATTCTTGCAATTTCAAGAACTTGGGAGAAGTAATGGCTATCAAaccattaaaaaatgaaaaattagtttTAGTTGCTTATGAAGCAGGAGAGTTAATCTTATGGGATGTTCGACAAAGTAAAGTATTAAATTCTTTAACAGTAGAGACATGTCCAATGGCTTTAGACTTTGATACTAGTTTATCAAAGGGTGCTATTGCTGGTCCTACTAATAATATACAG atATTTAGTTTATCAGTTGATCATTTACTGCATAATAAGAACAAAATAACAATGACAAATCCTGGCACTTCTATAATTACAATTAGACCTGATGCTAAAATTATGGCAGTAGGAGGTTGGGACAGTCGAATTAGATTATATTCTTGGAAAACTTTAAAACCATTAGCTGTTTTAAATCAACATAAGGATACTATACATGATATTAGTTATTCTATAGAAAGAATAAAAGCAtatgataataaatttataatggCTACAGCTGCAAAAGATGGATACATAGCATTATGGGACATTTACAATTGA